One segment of Zymoseptoria tritici IPO323 chromosome 2, whole genome shotgun sequence DNA contains the following:
- a CDS encoding ABC transporter domain-containing protein (Non-transporter ABC protein belonging to the NAP (non-intrinsic ABC protein) subfamily (cluster VI). This group consists of a single cytoplasmic NBF-domain.), with protein sequence MTKQEPPTISTKALYYAFPDGSKGLQDINLDLPANARCLLIGANGAGKTTLLRLLSGKRMAPSGTVSVASVDPFDTGLEGVTYLGLEWVLNPIVRSDIAVPELLKSVGGDHYPERRDQLVKILDVDLSWHLHAVSDGERRRVQLCMGLLRPWTVLLLDEITVDLDLLSRHNFLQFLKQETETRDCTIVYATHILDNLAQWPTHLVHMSLGKIKKWGGIDEFEVPTTDGGVEGNSRLGHLVMGWLREDLEERGPRNGPRSDGKTYENHEGKGGYGNEKSKGK encoded by the exons ATGACGAAGCAAGAACCACCAACAATCTCCACCAAGGCACTGTACTATGCCTTTCCCGACGGCAGCAAAGGTCTGCAAGACATCAACCTCGACCTGCCCGCCAATGCCCGTTGTCTCTTGATCGGCG CGAACGGCGCGGGCAAAACgaccctcctccgcctcctctccGGCAAACGCATGGCGCCTTCTGGGACCGTGAGCGTGGCATCCGTCGACCCATTCGACACTGGTCTCGAAGGCGTGACATACCTCGGTCTGGAATGGGTTCTCAACCCCATCGTGCGCTCCGACATTGCCGTGCCGGAACTCCTCAAGTCTGTCGGAGGAGACCACTACCCCGAGCGTCGGGATCAACTGGTCAAAATTCTGGACGTGGACCTGAGCTGGCATCTGCATGCCGTGTCTGACGGAGAGAGGAGACGTGTGCAGTTGTGTATGGGCCTGCTACGCCCATGGACAGTTCTTCTGCTGGACGAAATTACCGTCGACCTGGACCTCCTCTCTCGGCACAACTTCCTGCAGTTCCTTAAACAGGAGACCGAGACCCGGGACTGTACGATTGTCTATGCGACGCATATCTTGGACAACCTGGCGCAGTGGCCGACCCACCTGGTGCACATGTCGCTGGGCAAGATCAAGAAGTGGGGCGGGATTGACGAGTTTGAGGTTCCGACTACAGACGGCGGCGTGGAGGGGAATAGTCGCTTGGGCCATCTGGTCATGGGGTGGTTGAGAGAGGATCTAGAGGAGAGAGGGCCGAGGAATGGGCCGCGGTCGGATGGTAAGACGTATGAGAACCATGAGGGTAAGGGAGGGTACGGAAACGAGAAGAGTAAGGGAAAGTGA